The Paramormyrops kingsleyae isolate MSU_618 chromosome 20, PKINGS_0.4, whole genome shotgun sequence genome contains the following window.
ATGGCACTGAAGGACCTGCCACCCATATGAGAAGCCTGAAGGGGGCACTGAAAGGACTCTGTTACCCAAAATAGAGGCAAAGGGGTACAAGGTCATGTACAGCTTTGAAAGAGAGAAGCAAGATTTTGGATTTGATATTGGAGCAGAAGAGATCTTGTAGAGCTTACCGCTTGCTGTCGATAACTGATTTAGTGTCAGCTGACAATCATGCCTGTTGTGACACTGATGTAGAATCTGGTACTAAGGTTCTAACTATCTGGGATTGTGAAAGTACTATGGATAAGGAAACACTGCCATTGTCAAGGGTGGTTCTGTGTACAGTGGGCTGTGCATAGTGATTATATTCTTCAGTGGCCAGCCATACTACAGACGATAAGCCAGGCCATTcttccttgattttttttttttctcccctcaATGATAATCTAAAAGTGTCTTTCTGCTGAGTCCTGTTTTGAGAGATAATCACCAAAATCAGGAATGACTTTCACACGCAGAGAAATCAACAAGGACCGTAACCAGCTTCTACTATGAGATCAACCTCACAGTTCCAGTGTATTCTGTAGTCAGTCTTGTAGTTGGTATCAAACATAATTATACCCCCCCATCCTTTATAGACATGGGAAGATCCAGGACATAAGGATAAGGACACTGGTTGCTGTGGTGACAATGACCCAATTGACATATGTGACATTGGCAGCAAGGTCAGTATATGCTCCAGTTTGgtaatatttcagtttttgGACATGGATGTTTCTAAGGTAGTGATGAttaatcccctcccccccttcaGGTGTGCTCACGAGGAGAGGTCATTACGGTGAAGGTTCTGGGTACTTTGGCGCTGATCGATGAGGGTGAGACGGACTGGAAAGTGATCGTGATCAACACCGAGGACCCTGACGCCGCAGACTTCAACAGTATGAGCTTTTCCCGTAATTCACAGACCTGCAGCCGGGTGACCCAGCGTATGACGCGTCTCTTCTACTCTCGTTATTTCCAGGTATTGAAGACGTCAGGAGACTGAAGCCCGGCTACCTGGAGGCCACAGTGGATTGGTTCAAACGGTACAAGATCCCAGACGGAAAGCCTGAAAATCAGTTTGCGTTCAATGGAGAGTTCAAAGACAAGGTACCCCGTCCGGACGTTCTCAGTCTTCAGTCTTATGCTTCATCTGCCCCGTTATGGGCTCTCTGAAGTTTTCATTTGCAAAGAAATTGTTTGCACAACCCAGCTTTGAGTAaatttgctctgtgtgtgtgtgtctctctctctctctctcgtgtTCTCCTTGTAGGACTTTGCTATCGAGGTAATAAAGAGCACTCATGATTTCTGGAAGGCACTCATCTCTCAAAAGACGGGAGAACTGAAATGGTGAGGAGAGACGTCCTCATTTCCCTTTGTGCTGCCCAACTGCGCCTCTGAGGCTCGGGTACTGATGTTGGtgtctgatgggggggggggagggcggcGCTTCTCAGCCTCTACACTCCACTGTTCCCTGTTGGCTTAGCAGAGACTGTAAAGGGCTTCTACACTCCATACTTGCACTCAGAATCTGTACAGTGTCGCAGCAGGTTACTCATGAGAACCGTAGTTTTAGCTGTTCGGGAAATGGGAGTTTGGAGTTTGGATGTGAACTCGGCTCCCACATGACCAGTGTTGGGGAGTAACTCGTTACACAACCACTGTGTAGCGTTACTTAATGGAATTACAAAATGAATGTAGAGTTACAGTTACTAAGAAAAATACGTAAATTGCTAATCAGAATGTTAGTGATTACATTGTGATTGCAtccaaatacagtggtacctcaaaactcgaacttaatccgttcagaactccggatcaaatcctaaaaagttcgggttctgatcgaattttccccatatgaaataatggaaaaccaattaattggttcccggacccaaaaaattacacctaaatatgtttgttttagcatttaaacacaaaatgaaccagataaaacaagaacagcatatactgtactaaacacatctaaggacatttatcaaaacagtaatttgtaaagtaaggaaataaatgtatccaatgtgtggaaaaaaaagtgTCCTGCTCCGATCGTCCGcttcttccgtgtgccacgccccctcgttaaccacgtgtgatcagctgtttctggttgttgtcatgagtcctctgtatttcatccTCGTTTGTTTCCCCAATCCGGTTATTGtgttgtccatctgcgttttgcctgccttacctgtaattaaaccccgtattccccgataccctgacgtctgcgcctttgttttcattccgtccccgctcgtcattacaatattattatattaaatgtattaatggtttattattaatattaaaataattaataaaatctttattttaaaatatatttgatataataataattactgttactgtctataaTTGTCTAAAAGTATTTTTACTGtcaatatatgtattcagcttatgtaaacatgcacgatgctatcacagcgaatacgaggctgagactgaagtgttaccctttatttccgctgagagacgtgccgcgtgactcatttccccgtgcgtacaagttatcttaggttggcgttcatggtttgacttgtgagattcagatggagtactaggtaattttttttccgaaccagttggttcgacttttaagtaATTTGAGTtttaatgagttcgagaactgaggtaccactgtattctttTCTTTTCAGTAAAATGTAGAATAAACAAATTGCTTTGCATCTTTTCACTGTGCAGAAATGCTTTCTTCTGGCATATTTCCAGACTTTTCAGCTTTCCTTTtagtttaaaacatttgttggaaaagtaatcaaatgtaataaGTTGCATTGTTTTATTGAAGTGATCAAAACATTAGATTTTTAACAGTGGAGATTAGCAATCTGTATTCTTAGTCAGGCCACTTACCAATTACTGTTAGCTGGATGGTGAGGGTGATTATGAAAGATGCTGGATGCTTTTTTAAGTTCGATGTGGGTAAACTTCATTCACTGCTGTAATGTGATTTTCTTCTATTAAATCGATCTCCACCTTTCTTGCACCAACACAGCATGAACACCTGCAATACTGACAGTCCGTGCTGCTGTACAGAAGATGAAGCCAAGGCTGTTATTCTGAGGGTGAGGTTCTTTTCTTTAGATCAACTTTCTCTGTTTGTCTCTGTTTGAAAGCAGCTGTGTTGTCCAGTTAAACAGGAAATTTAGAAAACATACTTAATTCCCTGACTTCTCTCTGCAAAGTGATTATTTTATGCTCAGTGTCTTAATTCtgatattttatacatttattagaCATGTCCTTTGGGTGCTGAAGATCCCATCCCATCAACAGGTGCGTAGTGAAGTCTTTTATCTAAAATTAACCCACTGAAAAAATAAGATTAAAAAAGATCCCTCTTGTTTCCTATGTTCCCTTATTCCCCGCTTGTCTCGTCTTCCCCTCTCCCTCACCTTTCTGGTgatccccaaccctagactgggggtCGTAACAACCTTAATGCTGTTAAAGCAGTATATTCTGCATTCACTTATTACACAATACACAAATATTAGTGTCAATCTGTATTTAAGTGTACTTTTTATG
Protein-coding sequences here:
- the LOC111841906 gene encoding inorganic pyrophosphatase; translation: MSYTTEERGKPNTLDFRVFFKNAEGKPISPFHDIPMYADEAKNIFHAVIEVPRWTNAKMEIATKDPLNPIKQDVKKDKLRYVANVFPHKGYIWNYGAIPQTWEDPGHKDKDTGCCGDNDPIDICDIGSKVCSRGEVITVKVLGTLALIDEGETDWKVIVINTEDPDAADFNSIEDVRRLKPGYLEATVDWFKRYKIPDGKPENQFAFNGEFKDKDFAIEVIKSTHDFWKALISQKTGELKCMNTCNTDSPCCCTEDEAKAVILRTCPLGAEDPIPSTVDKWFYYEKK